Below is a genomic region from Paenibacillus rhizovicinus.
ACCCATTTGTAGGCGCTTGCAAAGCGATTCTGTCAACGTTAACGGGAATGACATCTCGATTCACCCATTTACAACGGCAGTAAGGTTGTGTTATTCTTGTTTCCATAGTTTTCGAAATACTAGCGAAAGGCGGTGAGATTCCATGGTCGAGGACAACGAGGAGATCAAACAGGCAGTGAAAGTCTACAAAGCACTCGGAGAGCCGACCCGGATCAAAATAGCGATGCTTCTTGTGGAAGAAATGAATCTGTGCTGCTCCGACATTTCAAGCAAGCTCGAGTCCATCGCCGGTTCCACGCTGTCTCACCACTTGAAGCAGCTTACGGAATGCGGCCTGCTCACGATGCGCAAAGACGGCACGTACATTTATTACAGCGTCAATAAAGAAGTCGCGCGCAAATACGTCCCTTATTTATTGGGATAGCCGTTTTTTTTCGTTCAATATTTCGATAATTTTAGAAATATAAAAATATAAAATAGAGAGACACGGATAAGGAGCTGGAACCTTTGTCGTACAATTTGAAAATTTATATGCTGGCTTTAGTCAGCTTTCTCGTCGGCACGTCCGAATTCATCATTGCCGGCATTCTGGATAAAGTTTCCGACGATATAGGCGTCTCCGTCGCAGCGGCCGGCCAGCTGATCACCGTTTTCTCCCTTGCTTACGGGTTCGGGACGCCTTTCCTGATGGCGGCCGCCGCCAAAGTCGACCGCAAAAAATTGATGCTGTATTCGCTCTCGGTATTCATCGTCGGCAACATCGCCGCTTATTGGTTCTCCGGCTTTGGCGCCCTCATCGTGTCCCGCATTATCGTTGCGTTAAGCAGCGGCGTCTTCGTCGTCACGGCGCTCACGGTCGCCGCGAAGCTTGCGCCGGCGGAGAAACAGGGCAGCGCGATTGCCACGCTCGTCATGGGTTTCAGCACGGCGCTGATCGTCGGCGTTCCGCTTGGCCGGCTAGTCGCTTCCGCTTATGACTGGAAAGTGGTATTCGGGGGCATCGGGCTGCTCGGACTGCTGGCGATGCTGCTCATCGCCTTCGGGATTCCGAAGACGGACGGCGAGCAGCCGGTACCGCTGCGCGATCAGCTGAAGCTGCTCAAGAATCCTAAGATCGTCGTCGCGCTCGGCATTACTTTCTTCTGGCTCGGCGGTTATTCCATCACCTACACGTATATTTCCCCCTTCCTGCTCGATATTACGGGCATGAGCGAGAAATTCGTCAGCATCGCGCTGCTCGCGTTCGGCATCGCCAGTCTGATCGGCTCCAAGCTCGGCGGATACGGCACCGATCGCTGGGGGTTCAAGCGTACGCTTGTAACCGGCATGCTTCTCCACTCTTCCTGGCTGATCGCGATTTCGTTCGCCGCCCATTCGCCGGGCTTGATGTTCCCTCTGCTCATGCTGTGGTCCTTCTCCGCCTGGTCTTCCGGCCCGACGCAGCAATACCATCTGATCTCGCTCGCTCCCGAAGCGACCAGCATCATGCTTAGCTTGAACAGCTCCGTCATACAG
It encodes:
- a CDS encoding ArsR/SmtB family transcription factor; the encoded protein is MVEDNEEIKQAVKVYKALGEPTRIKIAMLLVEEMNLCCSDISSKLESIAGSTLSHHLKQLTECGLLTMRKDGTYIYYSVNKEVARKYVPYLLG
- a CDS encoding MFS transporter, which produces MSYNLKIYMLALVSFLVGTSEFIIAGILDKVSDDIGVSVAAAGQLITVFSLAYGFGTPFLMAAAAKVDRKKLMLYSLSVFIVGNIAAYWFSGFGALIVSRIIVALSSGVFVVTALTVAAKLAPAEKQGSAIATLVMGFSTALIVGVPLGRLVASAYDWKVVFGGIGLLGLLAMLLIAFGIPKTDGEQPVPLRDQLKLLKNPKIVVALGITFFWLGGYSITYTYISPFLLDITGMSEKFVSIALLAFGIASLIGSKLGGYGTDRWGFKRTLVTGMLLHSSWLIAISFAAHSPGLMFPLLMLWSFSAWSSGPTQQYHLISLAPEATSIMLSLNSSVIQLAMAAGAGIGGVVVEGASLTAITWIGAGGVAVAGLMSAAAFGYFRVGATSRAAHKKAGAGKISA